Proteins from one Mustela erminea isolate mMusErm1 chromosome 20, mMusErm1.Pri, whole genome shotgun sequence genomic window:
- the TMEM184A gene encoding transmembrane protein 184A isoform X1, with protein MTMTNASGLMGTARGPLVSATWPQPGPPPAMPAVPSASSVPGGPQMDPIGNSSQGASRLFLTTALARGVSGVFVWTALVLTCHQIYLHLRSYTVPNEQRYIIRLLLIVPVYAFDSWLSLLLLGGHQHYIYLDSVRDCYEAFVIYSFLSLCFQYLGGESAIMAEIRGKPIRSSCVYGTCCLHSMSYSIGFLRFCKQATLQFCIVKPVMALVTIVLQAFGKYHDGDFNIHSGYLYVTLIYNVSVSLALYALFLFYFATRELLQPFEPVLKFFTIKAVIFLSFWQGMLLAILEKCGVIPEVQVIDGSKFGAGTLAAGYQNFIICIEMLFASIALRYAFSCQVYAEKKENSPAPEAPMHSISSGLKETMSPQDIVQDAVHNFSPTYQHYTQQATHEAPSPGAHPSAASGPGGIRKSRNMEKRMLIPAEEL; from the exons ATGACG ATGACTAATGCCTCAGGGCTCATGGGAACAGCCCGCGGCCCCCTGGTGTCAGCAACCTGGCCACAGCCCGGCCCCCCTCCCGCCATGCCCGCCGTGCCCTCCGCGTCCTCCGTGCCCGGCGGGCCACAGATGGACCCCATTGGGAACAGCTCCCAGGGCGCCTCCCGCCTCTTCCTCACCACTGCGTTGGCCCGTGGCGTCTCAGGGGTCTTCGTGTGGACTGCCCTGGTGCTCACCTGCCACCAG ATCTACCTGCACCTGCGCTCCTACACGGTTCCCAACGAGCAGCGCTACATCATTCGCCTGCTCCTTATCGTGCCCGTCTACGCCTTCGACTCCTggctcagcctcctcctcctggggGGCCACCAGCACTACATCTACTTGGACTCAGTGCGTGACTGCTATGAAG CTTTTGTCATCTATAGCTTCCTAAGCCTCTGCTTCCAGTACCTGGGGGGCGAGAGCGCCATCATGGCAGAGATCCGGGGAAAGCCCATCCG GTCCAGCTGCGTCTATGGCACCTGCTGCCTGCACAGCATGTCTTACTCCATTGGCTTCCTGCGATTCTGCAAGCAG GCCACACTGCAGTTTTGTATCGTGAAGCCGGTCATGGCCTTGGTCACCATCGTCCTGCAGGCATTCGGCAAATACCATGACGGGGACTTCAA CATCCACAGTGGCTACCTCTACGTCACCCTCATCTACAATGTCTCCGTCAGCCTGGCCCTCTACGCCCTGTTCCTTTTCTACTTCGCCACCAGGGAGCTCCTGCAGCCCTTTGAGCCTGTCCTCAAGTTCTTCACCATCAAGGCGGtcatcttcctctctttctggcaGG GGATGTTGCTGGCCATCCTGGAGAAGTGTGGGGTCATCCCTGAGGTCCAGGTCATCGATGGGAGCAAGTTCGGGGCTGGCACGCTGGCCGCTGGCTACCAGAATTTCATCATCTGCATTGAGATGCTGTTTGCCTCCATTGCCCTGCGCTATGCTTTCAGCTGCCAGGTGTAcgcagagaagaaagagaactcaCCAG CCCCCGAGGCACCCATGCACAGCATCTCCAGCGGCCTCAAAGAGACCATGAGCCCACAGGACATTGTGCAGGACGCCGTCCACAACTTCTCGCCGACCTACCAGCACTACACCCAGCAGGCCACACATGAGGCCCCAAGCCCTGGCGCCCACCCCAGTGCAGCCAGTGGCCCCGGGGGGATCCGGAAGAGTCGGAACATGGAGAAGCGGATGCTGATCCCCGCGGAGGAGCTGTAG
- the TMEM184A gene encoding transmembrane protein 184A isoform X3 — translation MTMTNASGLMGTARGPLVSATWPQPGPPPAMPAVPSASSVPGGPQMDPIGNSSQGASRLFLTTALARGVSGVFVWTALVLTCHQIYLHLRSYTVPNEQRYIIRLLLIVPVYAFDSWLSLLLLGGHQHYIYLDSVRDCYEAFVIYSFLSLCFQYLGGESAIMAEIRGKPIRSSCVYGTCCLHSMSYSIGFLRFCKQATLQFCIVKPVMALVTIVLQAFGKYHDGDFKELLQPFEPVLKFFTIKAVIFLSFWQGMLLAILEKCGVIPEVQVIDGSKFGAGTLAAGYQNFIICIEMLFASIALRYAFSCQVYAEKKENSPAPEAPMHSISSGLKETMSPQDIVQDAVHNFSPTYQHYTQQATHEAPSPGAHPSAASGPGGIRKSRNMEKRMLIPAEEL, via the exons ATGACG ATGACTAATGCCTCAGGGCTCATGGGAACAGCCCGCGGCCCCCTGGTGTCAGCAACCTGGCCACAGCCCGGCCCCCCTCCCGCCATGCCCGCCGTGCCCTCCGCGTCCTCCGTGCCCGGCGGGCCACAGATGGACCCCATTGGGAACAGCTCCCAGGGCGCCTCCCGCCTCTTCCTCACCACTGCGTTGGCCCGTGGCGTCTCAGGGGTCTTCGTGTGGACTGCCCTGGTGCTCACCTGCCACCAG ATCTACCTGCACCTGCGCTCCTACACGGTTCCCAACGAGCAGCGCTACATCATTCGCCTGCTCCTTATCGTGCCCGTCTACGCCTTCGACTCCTggctcagcctcctcctcctggggGGCCACCAGCACTACATCTACTTGGACTCAGTGCGTGACTGCTATGAAG CTTTTGTCATCTATAGCTTCCTAAGCCTCTGCTTCCAGTACCTGGGGGGCGAGAGCGCCATCATGGCAGAGATCCGGGGAAAGCCCATCCG GTCCAGCTGCGTCTATGGCACCTGCTGCCTGCACAGCATGTCTTACTCCATTGGCTTCCTGCGATTCTGCAAGCAG GCCACACTGCAGTTTTGTATCGTGAAGCCGGTCATGGCCTTGGTCACCATCGTCCTGCAGGCATTCGGCAAATACCATGACGGGGACTTCAA GGAGCTCCTGCAGCCCTTTGAGCCTGTCCTCAAGTTCTTCACCATCAAGGCGGtcatcttcctctctttctggcaGG GGATGTTGCTGGCCATCCTGGAGAAGTGTGGGGTCATCCCTGAGGTCCAGGTCATCGATGGGAGCAAGTTCGGGGCTGGCACGCTGGCCGCTGGCTACCAGAATTTCATCATCTGCATTGAGATGCTGTTTGCCTCCATTGCCCTGCGCTATGCTTTCAGCTGCCAGGTGTAcgcagagaagaaagagaactcaCCAG CCCCCGAGGCACCCATGCACAGCATCTCCAGCGGCCTCAAAGAGACCATGAGCCCACAGGACATTGTGCAGGACGCCGTCCACAACTTCTCGCCGACCTACCAGCACTACACCCAGCAGGCCACACATGAGGCCCCAAGCCCTGGCGCCCACCCCAGTGCAGCCAGTGGCCCCGGGGGGATCCGGAAGAGTCGGAACATGGAGAAGCGGATGCTGATCCCCGCGGAGGAGCTGTAG
- the TMEM184A gene encoding transmembrane protein 184A isoform X2 codes for MTNASGLMGTARGPLVSATWPQPGPPPAMPAVPSASSVPGGPQMDPIGNSSQGASRLFLTTALARGVSGVFVWTALVLTCHQIYLHLRSYTVPNEQRYIIRLLLIVPVYAFDSWLSLLLLGGHQHYIYLDSVRDCYEAFVIYSFLSLCFQYLGGESAIMAEIRGKPIRSSCVYGTCCLHSMSYSIGFLRFCKQATLQFCIVKPVMALVTIVLQAFGKYHDGDFNIHSGYLYVTLIYNVSVSLALYALFLFYFATRELLQPFEPVLKFFTIKAVIFLSFWQGMLLAILEKCGVIPEVQVIDGSKFGAGTLAAGYQNFIICIEMLFASIALRYAFSCQVYAEKKENSPAPEAPMHSISSGLKETMSPQDIVQDAVHNFSPTYQHYTQQATHEAPSPGAHPSAASGPGGIRKSRNMEKRMLIPAEEL; via the exons ATGACTAATGCCTCAGGGCTCATGGGAACAGCCCGCGGCCCCCTGGTGTCAGCAACCTGGCCACAGCCCGGCCCCCCTCCCGCCATGCCCGCCGTGCCCTCCGCGTCCTCCGTGCCCGGCGGGCCACAGATGGACCCCATTGGGAACAGCTCCCAGGGCGCCTCCCGCCTCTTCCTCACCACTGCGTTGGCCCGTGGCGTCTCAGGGGTCTTCGTGTGGACTGCCCTGGTGCTCACCTGCCACCAG ATCTACCTGCACCTGCGCTCCTACACGGTTCCCAACGAGCAGCGCTACATCATTCGCCTGCTCCTTATCGTGCCCGTCTACGCCTTCGACTCCTggctcagcctcctcctcctggggGGCCACCAGCACTACATCTACTTGGACTCAGTGCGTGACTGCTATGAAG CTTTTGTCATCTATAGCTTCCTAAGCCTCTGCTTCCAGTACCTGGGGGGCGAGAGCGCCATCATGGCAGAGATCCGGGGAAAGCCCATCCG GTCCAGCTGCGTCTATGGCACCTGCTGCCTGCACAGCATGTCTTACTCCATTGGCTTCCTGCGATTCTGCAAGCAG GCCACACTGCAGTTTTGTATCGTGAAGCCGGTCATGGCCTTGGTCACCATCGTCCTGCAGGCATTCGGCAAATACCATGACGGGGACTTCAA CATCCACAGTGGCTACCTCTACGTCACCCTCATCTACAATGTCTCCGTCAGCCTGGCCCTCTACGCCCTGTTCCTTTTCTACTTCGCCACCAGGGAGCTCCTGCAGCCCTTTGAGCCTGTCCTCAAGTTCTTCACCATCAAGGCGGtcatcttcctctctttctggcaGG GGATGTTGCTGGCCATCCTGGAGAAGTGTGGGGTCATCCCTGAGGTCCAGGTCATCGATGGGAGCAAGTTCGGGGCTGGCACGCTGGCCGCTGGCTACCAGAATTTCATCATCTGCATTGAGATGCTGTTTGCCTCCATTGCCCTGCGCTATGCTTTCAGCTGCCAGGTGTAcgcagagaagaaagagaactcaCCAG CCCCCGAGGCACCCATGCACAGCATCTCCAGCGGCCTCAAAGAGACCATGAGCCCACAGGACATTGTGCAGGACGCCGTCCACAACTTCTCGCCGACCTACCAGCACTACACCCAGCAGGCCACACATGAGGCCCCAAGCCCTGGCGCCCACCCCAGTGCAGCCAGTGGCCCCGGGGGGATCCGGAAGAGTCGGAACATGGAGAAGCGGATGCTGATCCCCGCGGAGGAGCTGTAG